In Synechococcus sp. HK05, one DNA window encodes the following:
- the nusG gene encoding transcription termination/antitermination protein NusG, with protein MSDVDLSDLSTEDLAVPELVDAAEPAAAPAAEGRAPIARWYAVQVASSCEKKVKATLEQRAVTLGVDNRILEIEIPQTPAVKLKKDGSRTSTEEKVFPGYVLVRMVLDEDTMMAVRSTPNVINFVGAEDRRATGKARGHIKPRPLSRSEVDRIFKRAAEKKPVVKVDLTEGDQILVTAGPFKDFQGEVIEVSGERNKLKALLSIFGRETPVELEFAQISKQS; from the coding sequence GTGTCCGACGTTGATCTGAGCGATCTGAGCACCGAAGATCTGGCCGTTCCCGAGCTGGTGGATGCGGCCGAGCCCGCTGCTGCTCCCGCCGCCGAAGGTCGTGCTCCCATCGCCCGCTGGTACGCCGTGCAGGTGGCCTCCAGCTGTGAGAAGAAAGTGAAGGCCACGCTCGAGCAGCGTGCCGTGACCCTGGGCGTGGACAACCGCATCCTTGAGATCGAGATCCCCCAGACCCCGGCGGTGAAGCTCAAGAAAGACGGCAGCCGCACCAGCACCGAAGAAAAGGTGTTCCCCGGCTACGTGCTCGTGCGCATGGTGCTGGATGAAGACACGATGATGGCGGTGCGCAGCACCCCGAACGTGATCAACTTCGTGGGCGCTGAAGATCGCCGCGCCACCGGCAAGGCCCGCGGTCACATCAAGCCTCGCCCCCTGAGCCGCTCGGAGGTGGATCGCATCTTCAAGCGTGCGGCCGAGAAGAAGCCTGTGGTGAAGGTCGACCTCACCGAGGGCGATCAGATCCTCGTGACCGCTGGTCCGTTCAAGGACTTCCAGGGCGAGGTGATCGAAGTGTCGGGCGAGCGCAACAAGCTCAAAGCCCTGCTGTCGATCTTCGGCCGGGAAACCCCGGTGGAACTCGAGTTCGCTCAGATCAGCAAGCAGAGCTGA
- the rplA gene encoding 50S ribosomal protein L1 yields the protein MPKVSKRYSAAFGKVETRTYSPLEAVELVKANATAKFDETVEAHARLGIDPKYTDQQLRTTVALPHGTGQSIRIAVIARGEKVAEAKAAGADLAGDDDLVDTIAKGELEFDLLIATPDMMPKVAKLGRVLGPRGLMPNPKAGTVTTDLASAINEFKAGKLEFRADRTGIVHVRFGKASFDAAKLLDNLKALQETIDRNKPSGAKGRYWKSLYITSTMGPSVEVDVSALQDIKQEG from the coding sequence ATGCCCAAAGTTTCTAAGCGTTATTCCGCCGCCTTCGGCAAGGTTGAGACCCGCACCTACTCCCCGCTCGAAGCGGTGGAACTGGTGAAGGCCAACGCCACCGCCAAGTTCGACGAGACCGTTGAGGCCCACGCCCGCCTCGGTATCGACCCCAAGTACACCGACCAGCAGCTGCGTACCACCGTGGCGCTGCCCCACGGCACCGGCCAGAGCATCCGCATCGCCGTGATCGCCCGTGGTGAAAAGGTGGCTGAGGCCAAGGCCGCCGGCGCCGACCTGGCTGGTGACGACGATCTGGTTGACACCATCGCCAAAGGCGAGCTGGAGTTCGATCTGCTGATCGCCACCCCGGACATGATGCCCAAGGTGGCCAAGCTGGGTCGTGTGCTCGGTCCCCGTGGCCTGATGCCGAACCCCAAGGCCGGCACCGTGACCACCGACCTGGCCTCCGCTATCAACGAGTTCAAGGCCGGCAAACTCGAGTTCCGCGCCGACCGCACCGGCATCGTGCACGTGCGTTTCGGTAAAGCCAGCTTCGACGCCGCCAAGCTGCTCGACAACCTCAAGGCCCTCCAGGAGACCATCGACCGCAACAAGCCCAGCGGTGCGAAGGGTCGCTACTGGAAGAGCCTCTACATCACCTCCACCATGGGTCCCTCGGTGGAAGTGGATGTGTCGGCTCTGCAGGACATCAAGCAGGAAGGCTGA
- the secE gene encoding preprotein translocase subunit SecE: METPTEPQPNPPAPGPSAEPTPAPSGFVGSTVAELRKVVWPSRQQLFAESVAVILMVTLSAFAIAAIDRFYSWVNAQVFR, translated from the coding sequence GTGGAAACCCCGACTGAGCCACAACCCAATCCGCCAGCCCCCGGGCCTTCTGCTGAACCCACCCCAGCCCCCTCCGGCTTTGTGGGCAGCACGGTGGCCGAGCTGCGCAAGGTGGTGTGGCCCAGCCGCCAGCAGCTGTTTGCCGAATCGGTGGCCGTGATTCTGATGGTGACCCTCTCGGCCTTTGCCATCGCCGCCATCGACCGCTTCTACAGCTGGGTGAATGCCCAGGTGTTCCGCTGA
- the rplJ gene encoding 50S ribosomal protein L10, which yields MGRTLENKQQIVEELKQLLGEAEMALVLDYKGLSIKEMSDLRTRLQASNGVCKVTKNTLMRRAIDGNSAWSELDSLLTGTNAFVLVKGDVGGAVKAVQAFQKDTKKSETKGGLFEGKLLSQSEIKAIGDLPSKEVLMAQIAGAINAVATKVAVGINEVPSGLARALKQHADGEGTAN from the coding sequence ATGGGCCGCACGCTGGAGAACAAGCAACAGATCGTCGAAGAGCTCAAGCAGCTCCTCGGTGAGGCCGAAATGGCGCTGGTTCTTGATTACAAGGGCCTGTCCATCAAGGAGATGTCTGATCTGCGGACCCGTCTGCAGGCCAGCAACGGTGTGTGCAAGGTGACCAAAAACACCTTGATGCGCCGTGCCATTGATGGCAACAGCGCTTGGTCGGAACTGGATTCCCTCCTCACCGGCACCAACGCCTTCGTGCTCGTTAAGGGCGACGTGGGTGGTGCCGTGAAGGCCGTTCAGGCCTTCCAGAAGGACACCAAGAAATCGGAAACGAAGGGCGGCCTTTTCGAAGGCAAGCTCCTCTCGCAATCCGAGATCAAGGCCATCGGGGATCTGCCCTCCAAGGAGGTGCTCATGGCGCAGATCGCCGGTGCGATCAACGCCGTGGCCACCAAGGTGGCTGTGGGCATCAACGAAGTTCCCTCCGGTCTTGCCCGGGCGCTCAAGCAGCACGCCGACGGCGAGGGCACGGCCAACTGA
- the rplK gene encoding 50S ribosomal protein L11, which yields MAKKVVAVIKLALQAGKANPAPPVGPALGQHGVNIMAFCKEYNARTQDKAGYVIPVEISVFEDRSFTFITKTPPASVLITKAAGIEKGAATSSKGSVGAISRAQLEEIAKTKLPDLNCTSVESAMRIIEGTARNMGVAVKD from the coding sequence ATGGCAAAAAAAGTTGTAGCTGTGATCAAGCTGGCCCTCCAGGCCGGCAAAGCCAACCCCGCGCCGCCGGTGGGCCCTGCCCTCGGTCAGCACGGCGTCAACATCATGGCGTTCTGCAAGGAGTACAACGCTCGGACGCAGGACAAGGCTGGCTATGTGATCCCGGTTGAAATCTCGGTCTTTGAAGACCGCAGTTTCACCTTCATCACCAAAACCCCTCCCGCTTCCGTGCTGATCACCAAGGCAGCCGGGATCGAGAAGGGTGCCGCCACCTCCTCCAAGGGTTCCGTGGGCGCTATCAGCCGCGCACAGCTCGAGGAGATCGCCAAGACCAAGCTGCCCGACCTCAACTGCACCAGCGTTGAGTCGGCCATGCGCATCATCGAAGGCACCGCCCGCAACATGGGCGTCGCCGTGAAGGACTGA